Proteins encoded in a region of the Corynebacterium genitalium ATCC 33030 genome:
- a CDS encoding response regulator transcription factor, producing MADTPTPQNVKVLVVDDEPNIVELLTVSLKFQGFEVESAESGQQALEMARELKPEAYILDVMMPGMDGFELLGKLRAEGLDAPVLFLTAKDAVEDRIHGLTIGADDYVTKPFSLEEVITRLRVILRRGNVTETETGDSTIRYADLTLNDDTHEVTKAGEIVELSPTEFNLLRYLMLNAEVVLSKAKILDNVWHYDFGGDGNVVESYISYLRRKVDQGEPQLINTVRGVGYVLRTPRQQS from the coding sequence ATGGCTGATACGCCTACCCCGCAGAACGTCAAGGTGCTCGTTGTCGACGACGAGCCGAACATCGTCGAGTTGCTCACCGTTTCCCTGAAGTTCCAGGGTTTTGAGGTCGAGTCGGCCGAGTCTGGCCAGCAGGCTCTCGAGATGGCGCGGGAGCTCAAGCCGGAGGCTTACATCCTCGACGTGATGATGCCGGGCATGGATGGTTTCGAGCTGTTGGGCAAGCTGCGTGCCGAGGGCCTCGATGCGCCTGTGCTGTTCCTCACCGCGAAGGACGCTGTCGAGGACCGCATCCACGGCCTGACCATCGGTGCGGATGACTATGTGACCAAGCCGTTCTCGCTGGAAGAAGTCATCACTCGCCTGCGCGTGATTTTGCGCCGCGGCAACGTGACCGAGACCGAGACCGGGGACTCCACGATCCGTTACGCCGACTTGACGCTGAACGACGACACCCACGAAGTCACCAAGGCCGGCGAGATCGTGGAGCTGTCCCCCACGGAGTTCAACCTGCTGCGCTACCTCATGCTCAACGCGGAAGTGGTGCTGTCGAAGGCGAAGATCCTGGACAACGTGTGGCACTACGACTTCGGCGGCGACGGCAACGTGGTGGAGTCCTACATTTCCTACCTGCGCCGCAAGGTTGATCAGGGCGAGCCGCAGCTGATCAACACGGTCCGTGGTGTGGGTTACGTGCTTCGCACGCCGCGCCAGCAGAGCTAG
- a CDS encoding sensor histidine kinase yields MERSTTFTRIATGRVSHLRLRTRLLIILMVISGLGLAGMSVAVWGLTRNQIYERVDTDLYRGLDSWGLSRGMGPDVTTASNLPTEFMLIYFSPAGGYRMMNTSDRIPDLPNVERDRMPHTVRALPVDPSGPQEPNPPMFRIIAIEAPDGTITAVAKRLDGERRMLEGLAVILASISVIVLAMMGAAGTIYVRRALLPLKELENTAIAIGDGDINRRAPAWPRDTEYGRLSFAMNTMVSQLQETLDESRQKEEQMRRFVGDASHELRTPLTSVRGYTELYRAGATDDADMVLSKIDEESGRMKLLVEDLLALTRAEGARLNMRDVDMLELVCSVADSARAAFSGRNLAVTHESSDIPLVSGDPDRLHQVVLNLISNAFKHAGDDANVTVTVRDYLDRVYVDVADDGIGMSKEDAAHIFERFYRADTSRNRSKSGGGSGLGLAITKSIVEQHGGAISVASEQGVGTKFTISLPKAGAHTDA; encoded by the coding sequence TTGGAGCGAAGCACCACTTTCACCCGGATCGCGACGGGCCGGGTCTCTCACCTGCGCCTGCGTACCCGCCTGCTGATCATTCTCATGGTGATCTCGGGTCTGGGTCTCGCTGGCATGTCAGTCGCAGTGTGGGGGTTGACCCGCAACCAGATCTACGAGCGTGTCGACACTGACCTGTACCGCGGCCTCGACAGCTGGGGCCTAAGCCGCGGAATGGGCCCGGATGTGACCACCGCATCCAATCTGCCGACGGAGTTCATGCTGATCTATTTCAGCCCCGCCGGAGGGTACAGGATGATGAACACTTCCGACCGCATCCCTGACCTGCCCAATGTCGAGCGCGACCGGATGCCGCACACCGTGCGCGCTCTTCCTGTCGACCCGTCGGGCCCGCAGGAACCCAACCCGCCCATGTTCCGCATCATCGCGATCGAGGCGCCTGACGGGACGATCACCGCGGTAGCCAAACGCCTTGATGGGGAGAGGAGGATGTTGGAGGGGTTGGCGGTGATTTTGGCGTCGATAAGCGTCATTGTGCTGGCGATGATGGGTGCCGCAGGAACGATTTACGTGCGCCGCGCGCTGCTGCCGCTCAAAGAGCTGGAGAATACCGCGATCGCGATTGGCGACGGCGACATCAACCGCCGCGCACCCGCCTGGCCGCGCGACACTGAATACGGCCGGCTGAGCTTCGCAATGAACACCATGGTCAGCCAACTGCAGGAGACCCTCGACGAGTCGCGGCAGAAAGAGGAACAGATGCGCCGCTTCGTTGGCGACGCCTCCCACGAGCTGCGCACCCCACTGACCAGCGTGCGCGGTTACACCGAGCTGTACCGCGCCGGGGCGACCGATGACGCCGACATGGTCCTGTCCAAGATCGACGAAGAGTCCGGCCGCATGAAGCTGCTCGTCGAGGATTTGCTCGCGCTCACACGCGCGGAGGGGGCGCGGCTGAACATGCGCGACGTGGACATGCTCGAACTCGTCTGCTCCGTCGCGGACTCTGCGCGCGCGGCGTTCAGCGGCCGCAACCTGGCCGTGACGCACGAATCCAGCGACATTCCGCTCGTCTCAGGCGACCCAGACCGCTTGCACCAAGTGGTGCTCAACTTGATCAGCAACGCGTTCAAGCACGCGGGCGACGATGCCAACGTCACCGTGACGGTGCGCGACTACCTCGACCGTGTGTACGTCGACGTCGCTGACGATGGCATCGGCATGAGCAAAGAGGACGCCGCGCACATCTTCGAGCGCTTCTACCGCGCCGACACTTCCCGCAACCGCTCCAAGAGCGGCGGCGGGTCAGGGCTGGGGCTGGCGATCACCAAATCGATCGTTGAGCAGCACGGCGGCGCGATCAGTGTGGCTTCGGAGCAGGGCGTGGGCACGAAGTTCACGATCAGCCTGCCAAAGGCGGGCGCGCACACCGACGCCTAG
- a CDS encoding alpha/beta hydrolase family esterase, whose amino-acid sequence MVNRVIVNRRTLTSNGTERRYTEVLPDSPRPGAPVVLFLHGSLQSGSVARNFTGNTFDEFADRGCVVLYPDGVGRHFNDHRVGFQERARRELVDDTAFLTTLISHYETDRVIGCGFSNGGQMVQRFALERPGVLSGIACFGSPWPAADNVLPELRPLYDAWSPTPVLSIQGTADPLVPYDGGMSGIGDTNRGQARAALESARFFATLNGLGEDAEPVSAQPVSGVRVDRFGPGAPGSPAVDAASGAAPVELWTIEGMGHLVPNPKQMSDKLGPGTDKVVGAEIVANFFGL is encoded by the coding sequence ATGGTGAACAGGGTGATTGTGAACCGCCGTACCCTTACCAGCAACGGAACCGAGCGCCGCTACACGGAGGTGCTGCCGGACTCGCCGCGCCCCGGCGCGCCCGTGGTTCTGTTTCTGCACGGTTCGCTGCAATCCGGCAGCGTCGCGCGCAACTTCACGGGCAACACGTTCGACGAGTTCGCCGACCGCGGCTGCGTGGTGCTGTATCCCGACGGCGTGGGGCGGCACTTCAACGACCATCGCGTCGGATTCCAGGAACGCGCGCGCCGCGAGCTTGTCGACGACACCGCCTTCCTCACCACCCTGATCTCCCACTACGAAACCGACCGGGTGATCGGCTGCGGCTTTTCCAACGGCGGCCAGATGGTGCAGCGTTTCGCGCTCGAGCGCCCGGGAGTACTCAGCGGCATCGCGTGCTTCGGTTCGCCGTGGCCGGCCGCGGACAACGTTCTGCCCGAGCTGCGCCCGCTTTACGACGCCTGGTCCCCCACCCCCGTCCTCTCCATCCAAGGCACCGCCGACCCGCTCGTCCCCTACGACGGCGGCATGTCCGGGATCGGTGACACGAACCGCGGTCAGGCTCGTGCGGCGCTCGAGTCGGCACGTTTCTTCGCCACGCTCAACGGGCTGGGCGAGGATGCCGAGCCCGTCTCCGCGCAGCCCGTCAGCGGCGTGCGCGTGGACCGTTTCGGCCCCGGCGCACCCGGCTCCCCAGCGGTCGATGCTGCCAGCGGCGCGGCACCCGTCGAGCTGTGGACCATCGAAGGCATGGGCCACCTCGTCCCCAACCCGAAGCAGATGAGCGACAAGCTCGGCCCCGGCACCGACAAGGTGGTCGGCGCGGAGATCGTTGCGAACTTCTTCGGGCTGTAG
- the otsB gene encoding trehalose-phosphatase — protein sequence MTDAFDPRPALDSLARTKKLLVCVDFDGTICELHTDAYAVTPNPDAIAALEDLSLMRDTTVAVLSGRHLDGLRIVCPLDAPVILVGSHGAEPTEGGPQLDGAQRAYLDRVSARLNEIVAGSAPAFVENKPYQRVLHVAKLAESDPARAQSLIDAALALSPDTLHGNAGSPGHNVVEFSVVDTTKGTWLGAEKQKHTATLFAGDDVTDETALTVLDPAAGDVGIKIVRSAARGTAADAATGDSATVDTAAQFRLGGVAEMADYLVTLAAARRSALG from the coding sequence ATGACGGACGCGTTCGACCCACGCCCCGCACTCGACTCTCTTGCGCGCACCAAGAAGCTGCTGGTCTGCGTTGATTTCGACGGCACGATCTGCGAGCTGCACACCGATGCCTACGCCGTCACGCCCAACCCGGACGCGATCGCCGCGCTGGAGGATTTGTCGCTCATGCGCGATACGACGGTCGCAGTGCTATCCGGGCGCCACCTCGATGGGCTGCGGATCGTGTGTCCGCTTGACGCGCCGGTGATTCTCGTCGGCTCACACGGTGCGGAGCCGACGGAGGGTGGGCCGCAGCTCGATGGGGCGCAACGCGCGTATCTCGATCGCGTGAGCGCGCGGCTGAACGAGATCGTCGCCGGCAGCGCCCCAGCGTTCGTGGAAAATAAGCCGTACCAGCGCGTTCTACACGTCGCGAAGCTCGCGGAATCCGATCCCGCGCGCGCCCAATCGCTTATCGACGCAGCCCTCGCCCTCTCCCCCGACACCCTCCACGGCAACGCCGGCTCGCCCGGGCACAATGTCGTCGAGTTCTCCGTCGTCGACACGACAAAGGGCACCTGGCTCGGCGCCGAGAAACAAAAACACACCGCGACCCTGTTCGCCGGTGACGACGTGACTGACGAAACCGCCCTGACCGTTCTCGACCCCGCGGCCGGCGATGTGGGGATCAAGATCGTCCGCAGTGCAGCCAGAGGTACCGCTGCAGATGCTGCAACTGGCGATAGCGCCACAGTAGATACCGCGGCGCAGTTCCGGCTCGGCGGTGTCGCCGAGATGGCCGACTACCTGGTCACTCTCGCGGCGGCGCGACGGTCCGCCCTGGGCTGA
- the thrE gene encoding threonine/serine exporter ThrE: MTTVLKNLREALRSSGPVATIDQARTSPPPSVLAPVDLTDPAQVAAVMTIGARVGEILIANGTTSSDAKAQIHAVTSSYGLHYCHVDITLNTITVNSLIGTARKQPVGVFRVVSDMSENYSKLQEVDRLIRSIRAGATPPEMAEKILDDLYNAKPPYPLWVSIAGWSIMGAAISILLGGDWFMSVLGAFTAALITSINAWLGKKELPYFYHCVLGGFVATVPATLFYTLAARAGTTIVPSQVIATGIVVLLAGLTLVQSLQDGVTGSPVTASGRFFAALLNTGAIVAGVAIGIQVADLFGAGLPPIETQPPTPTYSSAAVRIFGGTAAAAGFALAVYAERRAIVVTAVTAFIGGFAYYAVLIPFGSGRLFATAICAVMVGLAGGLLARRFLIAPLITAVAGVTPFLPGSGVYRSMYALLNEQTVLGLNNLFLAIGTCLALAGGVVLGEWFARRLRRPQLFNPYRAFRAAGRVTFQQIRRAEQAASRRLSEQAARNLAKNQAKNQAKIQAKTQSKNQSKGQTETHTGVQFKSKSEPKTEPKAQPDVRPTD, translated from the coding sequence GTGACAACGGTGTTGAAGAACTTGCGGGAGGCGTTGCGCTCCTCCGGCCCAGTGGCGACCATTGACCAAGCCCGCACGTCGCCCCCGCCGTCGGTGCTCGCGCCCGTCGACCTGACCGACCCGGCACAGGTCGCCGCGGTGATGACCATCGGCGCGCGCGTCGGCGAGATTCTCATCGCCAACGGCACAACCAGTTCGGACGCGAAAGCGCAGATCCACGCCGTCACATCGTCGTACGGCCTGCACTACTGCCACGTGGACATCACGCTGAACACCATTACCGTCAACTCGCTGATCGGCACCGCCCGCAAGCAGCCGGTGGGCGTGTTCCGCGTCGTGTCCGACATGTCGGAGAACTACTCCAAACTCCAGGAAGTCGACCGTCTGATCCGCTCGATCCGCGCCGGTGCGACGCCGCCGGAGATGGCGGAGAAGATTCTCGACGACCTGTACAACGCCAAACCGCCCTACCCGCTGTGGGTCTCCATCGCCGGATGGTCGATTATGGGCGCGGCCATCTCGATCTTGCTCGGCGGCGACTGGTTCATGTCGGTGCTGGGTGCGTTCACCGCCGCCCTGATCACCTCGATCAACGCGTGGCTGGGGAAGAAAGAGCTGCCGTACTTCTATCATTGCGTCCTCGGCGGTTTCGTAGCCACGGTGCCCGCCACCTTGTTCTACACCCTGGCCGCCCGGGCTGGCACAACCATTGTGCCCAGCCAGGTCATCGCAACAGGCATCGTGGTCTTGCTCGCCGGTTTGACACTGGTGCAATCACTTCAAGACGGTGTCACGGGATCACCAGTGACAGCGTCGGGGCGTTTCTTCGCAGCGCTTCTCAACACCGGCGCGATCGTCGCGGGCGTAGCCATAGGCATTCAAGTCGCGGACCTATTCGGTGCCGGTTTGCCGCCGATCGAGACGCAACCGCCAACTCCGACGTACAGTTCCGCCGCCGTGCGCATCTTCGGTGGCACAGCCGCCGCCGCCGGTTTCGCGCTTGCTGTTTACGCCGAACGACGCGCCATCGTGGTCACCGCTGTGACCGCTTTCATCGGTGGCTTCGCGTACTACGCCGTGCTCATTCCCTTCGGCTCCGGCCGGTTGTTCGCCACCGCGATTTGTGCGGTCATGGTCGGCTTAGCCGGTGGTTTGCTCGCCCGCCGCTTCCTGATCGCCCCCCTGATCACCGCAGTCGCCGGCGTGACCCCGTTCCTGCCGGGTTCAGGTGTCTACCGCAGCATGTACGCACTGCTCAACGAACAAACCGTTCTTGGTTTGAATAACCTCTTCTTGGCCATCGGCACGTGTCTGGCGCTGGCCGGTGGCGTGGTCCTCGGCGAGTGGTTCGCCCGCCGCCTGCGCCGCCCGCAGCTGTTCAACCCGTACCGTGCCTTCCGCGCCGCCGGGCGCGTGACGTTCCAGCAGATTCGTCGCGCCGAGCAAGCCGCTTCTCGACGACTCAGCGAGCAGGCCGCCCGCAACCTGGCCAAGAACCAGGCCAAAAACCAAGCCAAGATTCAGGCCAAGACCCAATCAAAGAATCAGTCGAAGGGGCAAACCGAGACGCATACCGGAGTTCAGTTCAAATCTAAGTCTGAACCCAAGACGGAGCCCAAAGCGCAGCCTGACGTCCGGCCGACTGATTAG
- a CDS encoding HNH endonuclease signature motif containing protein: MGLDNLISALTTNALDHLKDFDRQKLLSAGFSEATIRNWKRVHEAYYGPTTSPAKQRTAGEVARRRGLSVDKLALIERQIAKIKSPKARNKLRVRLLESAGDYRALNALVKKLLPGADTPPQKRITISGSRHGRRTMIITADEHDIADLEAALMNKALDATRPVAGQLLERFLDLIRNGGGVPYAVPRPLLLIPLPEWTKILSGHGDDVTLGLTNGTTITGAEYLARYHAKPEYGLEAALFHPTEGAVNLYRDERFANQKQRDLAAATQPVCTSPDCRHAADHCEIHHITPWKDGGETNIGNLAPLCRYHNRVNDDDPQRATRGRIEMRGGTPVWVSPRGYERPNNRHPYGAMRSLFGPPRAGAETVGATAA; this comes from the coding sequence ATGGGACTCGACAACCTCATCTCAGCACTGACCACCAACGCTCTTGACCACTTGAAAGACTTCGACCGCCAGAAGCTTCTCAGCGCAGGATTCTCCGAAGCAACCATCCGCAACTGGAAACGCGTCCACGAGGCGTACTACGGTCCCACCACCTCCCCCGCTAAGCAGAGAACGGCGGGGGAAGTGGCGAGGAGGCGGGGTTTGAGCGTCGATAAGCTTGCGCTCATTGAGCGCCAGATCGCGAAGATCAAAAGCCCCAAAGCACGCAACAAGCTGCGCGTGCGGCTGCTCGAATCCGCGGGCGACTACCGGGCACTCAACGCGCTGGTAAAGAAGCTCCTCCCCGGGGCCGACACGCCGCCGCAGAAGCGGATCACCATCTCCGGCTCGCGCCACGGGCGGCGCACCATGATCATCACCGCAGACGAGCACGACATCGCCGACCTCGAAGCAGCGTTGATGAACAAGGCCCTCGACGCCACACGGCCCGTCGCCGGGCAACTGCTCGAACGCTTCCTCGACCTGATACGCAACGGCGGCGGAGTCCCGTACGCCGTGCCCAGACCACTGTTGCTCATCCCGCTGCCCGAATGGACGAAGATCCTCAGCGGCCACGGCGACGACGTCACCCTCGGACTGACCAACGGCACCACCATCACCGGCGCCGAGTACCTTGCCCGCTACCACGCGAAACCTGAGTACGGTCTCGAGGCCGCCCTATTCCACCCCACGGAAGGCGCAGTGAACCTCTACCGCGACGAGCGCTTCGCCAACCAGAAACAGCGCGACCTTGCCGCCGCGACGCAGCCCGTCTGCACCAGCCCCGACTGCCGGCACGCCGCCGACCACTGCGAAATCCACCACATCACGCCGTGGAAAGACGGCGGGGAAACCAACATCGGCAACCTCGCACCGTTGTGCCGCTACCACAACCGCGTCAACGACGATGACCCGCAGCGCGCCACCCGCGGCCGCATCGAAATGCGCGGCGGCACCCCAGTATGGGTCTCCCCCAGGGGTTACGAACGCCCCAATAACCGACACCCGTACGGCGCGATGCGTTCACTGTTCGGCCCGCCCCGCGCTGGCGCGGAGACGGTGGGGGCGACGGCGGCGTAG
- a CDS encoding HIT family protein, with translation MSTVFTKIIDGELPGRFVYRDDHVAAFLTIEPVAYGHTLIVPVQEVDKWTDLDRDTWAHANDIAQEIGQAVINAFGSERAGYLIAGFEVPHAHIHVFPANDMSGYSLQNIMRADETDDAKMDDAAAKLREQLGTGEDGRRV, from the coding sequence ATGAGCACAGTGTTTACCAAGATCATCGACGGAGAACTGCCCGGCCGCTTTGTCTACCGCGACGACCACGTCGCCGCCTTCCTCACCATCGAGCCGGTCGCGTACGGCCACACGCTGATCGTCCCGGTGCAAGAAGTGGACAAGTGGACCGACCTCGACCGTGACACGTGGGCACACGCCAACGACATCGCCCAGGAAATCGGCCAGGCCGTGATCAACGCGTTCGGGTCCGAACGCGCCGGCTACCTCATCGCCGGTTTCGAGGTCCCGCACGCCCACATTCACGTCTTCCCCGCCAACGACATGTCCGGCTACAGCCTGCAGAACATCATGCGCGCCGACGAGACCGACGACGCGAAGATGGACGACGCCGCTGCGAAACTCCGCGAGCAGCTGGGCACAGGCGAGGACGGCCGCCGCGTCTAA
- a CDS encoding LacI family DNA-binding transcriptional regulator, translating into MMQKKGTLASIAAELGVSRTTVSNAYNRPDQLSDVLRERIFAAAAARGYTGPDPMARSLRTRRVGAIGVILTEHMSFAFEDLASIDFLAGLGESSMGTHNALTLIPLGPDGGESPLVASALVDGFVVYSVPSAEPHLDAVRARGVPVVVCDQPYDTGDAFVGIDDRAAIRATAEALVGAGHQRIGIAAKRLFSDESREGAVTAADVAEADMHVQRERILGALDVFAGAEISGVPIVTRHFNDHATAVDAARELFDASPDLTAVLCTTDSMALGVLDYCATQGWDVPGDVSVTGFDGVAPALTRGLTTVIQPNKRKGATVGKVLAKLIDANLDDTAAPSGAASASPDADIPRVILPTRFSPGRTVAPPRE; encoded by the coding sequence ATGATGCAGAAGAAGGGCACGCTCGCATCCATCGCTGCTGAGTTGGGGGTCTCGCGCACGACAGTGTCGAACGCGTACAACCGGCCCGACCAGTTGTCAGATGTGCTGCGGGAGCGCATTTTCGCTGCGGCGGCTGCGCGCGGGTACACCGGTCCGGACCCGATGGCGCGGTCGTTGCGCACGCGGCGGGTCGGGGCGATCGGGGTGATTCTCACCGAGCACATGTCGTTCGCGTTCGAGGATCTGGCGTCGATCGACTTTCTCGCGGGGCTCGGTGAGAGTTCGATGGGCACGCACAACGCGCTCACGCTCATCCCGCTTGGTCCGGATGGAGGCGAGTCACCGCTGGTCGCCAGTGCGCTTGTCGACGGCTTCGTCGTCTACTCCGTTCCGTCTGCCGAACCCCACCTGGATGCCGTGCGTGCACGCGGCGTGCCGGTGGTGGTGTGCGACCAGCCGTACGACACCGGCGACGCGTTCGTCGGCATCGACGACCGGGCCGCGATCCGCGCGACCGCCGAAGCGCTTGTGGGGGCCGGGCACCAGCGGATCGGCATTGCCGCGAAACGCCTGTTCTCGGACGAGTCACGCGAAGGCGCCGTCACCGCGGCGGACGTCGCGGAGGCGGACATGCACGTGCAGCGTGAGCGCATCCTCGGTGCGCTCGATGTGTTCGCAGGCGCAGAGATTTCCGGGGTGCCGATCGTGACCAGGCATTTCAATGACCATGCGACTGCAGTCGATGCCGCTCGCGAGCTTTTCGACGCATCCCCCGACCTCACCGCGGTCCTCTGCACCACCGACTCCATGGCGCTGGGCGTGCTGGATTATTGCGCTACCCAAGGATGGGACGTGCCCGGGGATGTCTCTGTCACGGGGTTTGACGGAGTCGCGCCGGCGCTCACGCGCGGCCTCACCACCGTCATTCAGCCGAACAAGCGCAAAGGGGCGACGGTGGGCAAAGTGCTGGCCAAGCTTATCGACGCCAACCTCGACGACACCGCCGCTCCATCCGGGGCGGCCAGTGCGAGCCCGGACGCGGACATCCCGCGCGTTATCCTGCCGACCCGGTTCAGCCCAGGGCGGACCGTCGCGCCGCCGCGAGAGTGA
- a CDS encoding alpha,alpha-trehalose-phosphate synthase (UDP-forming) — translation MSGDNQFVVVANRLPVDRVDGQWVASPGGLVAALAPVLKRNSGCWVGWPGEPDASFEPFENDGITLHPVELDQDDFEEFYEGFSNSTLWPLYHDLIVKPTYDRSWWQRYKAVNKKFAQAAASTAGKGATVWVQDYQLQLVPGMLKKLRPDLTIGFFLHIPFPSPDLFRQLPWRRDVLRGLEGADLIGFQRKRDEMNFTDLAAQDPHATTPRTGTFPISIETGDGGFSPADEKDISQVRGSLANPRTLMLGVDRLDYTKGILQRLTAIEELLQEGRLDSIAMIQVATPSRERIASYKTTRAGVEEAVGRINGRYGKLGRPVVHYEHHSVPKSQLRSYYSAADIMLVTPFKDGMNLVAKEYVACHPDGSGALVLSEFAGAAVELDQAHLCNPFDIESVKGAIVEAVDKQGSTEARDAMRAMNEHVTTHDVAAWAESFLDELARA, via the coding sequence ATGAGCGGCGACAACCAGTTTGTGGTGGTGGCAAACCGCCTCCCGGTCGACCGGGTGGACGGCCAGTGGGTGGCGTCGCCAGGCGGGCTCGTTGCGGCGCTCGCCCCGGTGCTCAAGCGCAACAGCGGTTGCTGGGTCGGATGGCCGGGCGAACCTGACGCCAGCTTCGAGCCGTTTGAAAATGACGGCATCACCCTCCACCCGGTCGAGTTGGACCAGGATGATTTCGAGGAGTTCTACGAGGGCTTTTCCAACTCGACGTTGTGGCCGCTGTACCACGACCTCATCGTGAAGCCGACCTACGACCGTTCGTGGTGGCAGCGCTACAAAGCCGTGAACAAGAAGTTCGCGCAAGCAGCAGCAAGCACTGCCGGCAAAGGCGCGACGGTGTGGGTGCAGGACTACCAGCTGCAGCTGGTCCCCGGGATGCTCAAAAAGCTGCGCCCAGACCTGACAATCGGATTCTTCCTGCACATCCCCTTCCCCAGCCCAGACTTGTTCCGCCAGCTGCCGTGGCGCCGCGACGTGCTCCGCGGCCTGGAGGGCGCAGACCTCATCGGGTTCCAACGCAAGCGCGACGAGATGAACTTCACGGACCTCGCCGCCCAGGACCCGCACGCCACAACGCCGCGCACCGGCACGTTTCCCATCTCGATCGAGACCGGTGACGGCGGTTTCAGCCCGGCGGATGAGAAGGATATCTCGCAGGTCCGCGGCTCCCTGGCGAACCCGCGCACGCTCATGCTCGGCGTCGACCGGCTTGATTACACCAAAGGCATCCTCCAGCGTCTCACCGCGATCGAAGAGTTGCTGCAGGAGGGCCGGCTCGATTCCATCGCAATGATTCAGGTGGCTACCCCCTCGCGCGAGCGCATCGCCAGCTACAAGACCACCCGCGCGGGTGTTGAGGAAGCAGTCGGCCGCATTAACGGCCGCTACGGCAAGCTCGGCCGCCCGGTCGTCCACTACGAGCACCACTCGGTTCCGAAGTCTCAGCTGCGCAGCTACTACTCCGCCGCCGACATCATGCTGGTGACACCGTTCAAGGACGGGATGAACCTCGTCGCGAAAGAGTACGTCGCCTGCCACCCGGACGGTTCCGGGGCGCTCGTGCTCTCGGAGTTCGCCGGAGCGGCCGTCGAGCTGGACCAGGCTCACCTGTGCAATCCGTTCGATATTGAGTCGGTGAAGGGGGCGATTGTGGAGGCCGTCGATAAGCAAGGTTCGACCGAAGCGCGCGACGCGATGCGTGCGATGAATGAGCACGTGACTACTCACGATGTCGCTGCATGGGCGGAGTCTTTCCTCGACGAGTTGGCCCGCGCATGA